One genomic segment of Amycolatopsis granulosa includes these proteins:
- the coaA gene encoding type I pantothenate kinase — MPRVRELSPYVELHREQWRELRRSTPLPLTAEELRGLRGLGEQIDLTEVAEVYLPLSRLINLQVAARQRLYEATTTFLGEDCRGTKVPFVIGIAGSVAVGKSTTARILRTLLARWPDHPRVDLVTTDGFLYPKAELVRRGIMHRKGFPESYDRRALLRFVSDVKSGAESVSAPVYSHLAYDILPGEEQVVRRPDILIIEGLNVLQPGPSLTVSDLFDFSIYVDAHIEDIERWYVERFLKLRGTAFADPASHFHHFATLDDVEARAEARHLWRTINEPNLVENILPTRPRATLVLRKDPDHSINRVRLRKL; from the coding sequence ATGCCACGGGTACGTGAGCTCAGCCCGTACGTCGAGCTCCACCGCGAGCAGTGGCGGGAGCTGCGCCGCAGCACCCCGTTGCCGCTGACCGCCGAGGAGCTGCGCGGTCTGCGGGGACTCGGCGAGCAAATCGATCTAACCGAGGTCGCCGAGGTCTACCTGCCGCTGTCCCGGCTGATCAACCTGCAGGTCGCGGCCCGGCAACGGCTGTACGAGGCCACCACGACGTTCCTCGGCGAGGACTGCCGCGGCACCAAGGTGCCGTTCGTGATCGGCATCGCCGGCAGCGTCGCGGTCGGCAAGTCGACCACCGCGCGCATCCTGCGCACGCTGCTCGCCCGCTGGCCGGACCACCCGCGCGTCGACCTGGTGACCACCGACGGCTTCCTCTACCCGAAGGCCGAGCTGGTCCGCCGCGGGATCATGCACCGCAAGGGCTTCCCGGAGAGCTACGACCGCCGCGCGCTGCTGCGGTTCGTCTCCGACGTCAAGTCCGGCGCCGAGTCGGTCAGCGCGCCGGTGTACTCGCACCTGGCCTACGACATCCTGCCCGGCGAGGAGCAGGTGGTGCGGCGGCCGGACATCCTCATCATCGAGGGCCTGAACGTGCTGCAGCCCGGCCCGAGCCTGACCGTGTCGGACCTGTTCGACTTCTCCATCTACGTCGACGCGCACATCGAGGACATCGAGCGCTGGTACGTGGAGCGGTTCCTCAAGCTGCGCGGCACGGCGTTCGCGGACCCGGCCTCGCACTTCCACCACTTCGCCACGCTGGACGACGTCGAGGCCCGCGCCGAGGCGCGGCACCTGTGGCGCACCATCAACGAGCCGAACCTGGTGGAGAACATCCTGCCGACGCGCCCGCGCGCCACGCTGGTGCTGCGGAAGGACCCCGACCACAGCATCAACCGCGTGCGCCTGCGCAAACTGTAG
- a CDS encoding nucleotide pyrophosphohydrolase, whose product MTLDDLRRRLAEFAAARDWQRFHTPKNLVMALSGEVGELTALFQWLTPEESARILDDPASRAAVLDELADVTLYLTRLADVLGVDLLEAAQAKIDRNESRFPADRFD is encoded by the coding sequence GTGACACTCGACGATCTGCGACGGCGGCTGGCCGAGTTCGCCGCCGCCCGGGACTGGCAGCGGTTCCACACCCCGAAGAACCTGGTCATGGCACTGTCCGGCGAGGTCGGCGAGCTGACCGCGCTGTTCCAGTGGCTCACCCCCGAGGAGTCCGCGCGGATCCTCGACGACCCCGCCTCCCGCGCCGCGGTGCTCGACGAACTCGCCGACGTCACGCTCTACCTCACCCGCCTGGCCGACGTGCTCGGCGTCGACCTCCTCGAAGCCGCCCAGGCGAAGATCGATCGCAACGAGTCCCGCTTCCCGGCTGATCGTTTCGACTAA
- a CDS encoding DNA/RNA helicase domain-containing protein gives MALVRHSAAHLLAEANTGQLPRTLNDQAGFQWGHRVAASEVRSWAGSLPPFLADVVDAGLGRVEVLLEHRLPHSPKRVDVVLCGVHPRTGAASYVLVELKQWSKAESLAADLVLIDSRREPVLHPVEQVRRYCEYLLDSTPALAEAPNALHGIAYLHNAESAGVPTLHQYQPSEFGSLFTMDDKAKLADRLRAVLDPGADRDAARRAADEFLGFTHAPTKPLLDLAAREIQEREQFVLLDEQQVAVELVRQAVERARAAQTRTVVVVLGGPGSGKSVIALSLLGELARAGRRVHHATGSSAFTNTMRRIAGRRNRRVQTLFKYFNDYLESAPRELDVLICDEAHRIRETSVKRYTKRHVREKAGRQIDELISVASVPVFLLDENQTVRPGEMGSLAEITAAAEALGCRLEVVRLSGQFRCGGSDAFDTWVARLLGLDRLPPIPWSKLAGDDEFVVTASPSPSGLEAWLRQRMDDLGGTGRLSAGYCWRWSDPESTADGRRLVPDVVIGGWARPWNAKPGQRVPDAPESYYWASDERGFGQVGCIYTAQGFEYDWSGVIFGPDLVRRDGRWVARREYSHDPAARRADDLEFGRLVRNTYKVLLTRGMRGTCVYSTDPETQAFLAEMAG, from the coding sequence GTGGCTCTTGTCCGGCACAGTGCCGCACACCTGCTCGCGGAGGCGAACACCGGCCAGTTGCCCAGGACCCTGAACGACCAGGCCGGTTTCCAGTGGGGACACCGGGTCGCCGCGAGCGAGGTGCGCTCGTGGGCCGGCAGCCTGCCACCGTTCCTGGCCGACGTGGTGGACGCCGGGCTGGGCCGGGTCGAGGTGCTGCTGGAGCACCGGTTGCCGCACAGCCCGAAGCGGGTGGACGTGGTGCTGTGCGGGGTGCACCCGAGGACGGGCGCGGCCAGCTACGTCCTCGTCGAGCTGAAGCAGTGGTCGAAGGCGGAATCGCTGGCGGCGGATCTCGTGCTGATCGACTCGCGCCGGGAGCCGGTGCTGCACCCGGTCGAGCAGGTCCGGCGGTACTGCGAGTACCTCCTCGATTCGACGCCCGCGCTCGCCGAGGCACCGAACGCCCTGCACGGCATCGCCTACCTGCACAACGCCGAGTCGGCCGGGGTGCCGACGCTGCACCAGTACCAGCCGAGCGAGTTCGGCTCGCTGTTCACCATGGACGACAAGGCGAAGCTGGCCGATCGCCTGCGGGCGGTCCTCGACCCCGGCGCCGACCGCGACGCGGCCCGCCGGGCGGCCGACGAGTTCCTCGGCTTCACGCACGCGCCCACCAAGCCGCTGCTCGACCTCGCCGCCCGGGAGATCCAGGAGCGGGAGCAGTTCGTCCTGCTGGACGAACAGCAGGTCGCGGTCGAACTCGTCCGGCAGGCGGTCGAGCGGGCCCGGGCCGCCCAGACCCGCACGGTGGTCGTCGTCCTGGGCGGCCCGGGCTCGGGCAAGAGCGTCATCGCCCTGAGCCTCCTCGGTGAGCTGGCCCGGGCGGGCCGCCGGGTGCACCACGCCACCGGGTCCAGCGCGTTCACCAACACGATGCGCAGGATCGCCGGGCGGCGGAACCGCCGCGTCCAGACGCTGTTCAAGTACTTCAACGACTACCTGGAGTCCGCGCCCCGCGAGCTGGACGTGCTGATCTGCGACGAGGCCCACCGGATCCGGGAAACCAGCGTCAAGCGCTACACCAAGCGGCACGTGCGGGAGAAGGCCGGGCGGCAGATCGACGAGCTGATCAGCGTCGCGTCGGTGCCGGTGTTCCTGCTCGACGAGAACCAGACCGTCCGGCCCGGTGAGATGGGCTCGCTCGCGGAGATCACCGCCGCCGCCGAAGCGCTCGGGTGCCGCCTGGAGGTCGTCCGGCTCAGCGGCCAGTTCCGCTGCGGCGGGTCGGACGCGTTCGACACCTGGGTGGCCCGGCTGCTCGGCCTGGACCGGTTGCCGCCGATCCCGTGGAGCAAGCTGGCCGGGGACGACGAGTTCGTGGTCACCGCGTCGCCGAGCCCGTCCGGCCTGGAGGCGTGGCTGCGTCAGCGCATGGACGACCTCGGCGGCACCGGCCGGCTGTCCGCGGGGTACTGCTGGCGGTGGAGCGATCCGGAGTCCACTGCGGACGGTCGTCGCCTGGTGCCCGACGTGGTGATCGGCGGGTGGGCCCGGCCGTGGAACGCCAAGCCGGGCCAGCGGGTCCCGGACGCGCCGGAGTCGTACTACTGGGCCTCCGACGAGCGCGGGTTCGGGCAGGTCGGATGCATCTACACCGCGCAGGGCTTCGAGTACGACTGGTCCGGCGTGATCTTCGGACCGGACCTCGTGCGCCGCGACGGGCGCTGGGTGGCCCGCCGCGAGTACTCCCACGACCCGGCCGCGCGCCGAGCGGACGATCTGGAGTTCGGCCGGCTCGTGCGGAACACCTACAAGGTGCTGCTGACCCGCGGGATGCGGGGGACCTGCGTGTACTCGACCGATCCGGAGACCCAGGCGTTCCTGGCGGAGATGGCCGGGTAG
- a CDS encoding response regulator codes for MAIEVLLVDDHEVVRRGLREMLSDEPDIEVVAEAGSADEALAVAMHVEPDVAVVDVRLGGTDGVALCRELRARPNPPYCLVLTAFDDEEAMVGAIMAGASGYLLKQVRGQDVVNAVREVAAGRSLLDPVTTARVLDKLRHPADDELARLTERERTVLELIGEGLSNREIAERLFLAEKTVKNHVTSVLSKLGMQRRTQAVAWVARRGK; via the coding sequence ATGGCCATCGAAGTGCTGCTCGTCGACGATCACGAGGTTGTGCGGCGCGGCCTGCGGGAGATGCTCAGTGACGAGCCGGACATCGAGGTCGTCGCCGAGGCGGGCAGCGCCGACGAGGCACTCGCCGTGGCCATGCACGTCGAACCGGACGTGGCGGTCGTCGACGTGCGGCTCGGCGGCACCGACGGCGTCGCGTTGTGCCGGGAGCTGCGGGCACGGCCGAACCCGCCGTACTGCCTGGTCCTCACCGCGTTCGACGACGAGGAGGCCATGGTCGGCGCGATCATGGCCGGGGCGTCGGGTTACCTGCTGAAGCAGGTCCGCGGGCAGGACGTGGTCAACGCCGTCCGGGAGGTCGCCGCGGGCCGGTCGCTGCTCGACCCGGTCACGACCGCGCGCGTGCTGGACAAGCTGCGGCACCCGGCCGACGACGAGCTGGCGCGGCTCACCGAGCGGGAACGCACGGTGCTGGAGCTGATCGGCGAGGGCCTGTCCAACCGGGAGATCGCCGAGCGCCTGTTCCTCGCCGAGAAGACGGTGAAGAACCACGTCACGTCCGTGCTGTCCAAGCTGGGCATGCAGCGGCGCACGCAAGCCGTGGCCTGGGTGGCGCGCCGCGGCAAGTAG
- a CDS encoding GAF domain-containing sensor histidine kinase → MEPTLAARALSAATEITTAALSGGDPATVLDSVVYQAAELAGADLCLVMVRAEDGKVSVEAAHGTHSEDPRGVVLPAESAAGQVARGGVTVVADDMTTDPRTAPYVPAELRRFGPFAAAPFGSGGRVLGALAVYRERGGRPFEEATVEVLTAFAAQVGVVLALAEAANDRHRITLYQERERIARELHDVIVQRLYAAGMQLDRVRRRMRKRFAGTDASRLGEAIDQLDETIEEIRHTVRELRSPEPEAEQPPATDLAESARAEVRIAGELLGFPPTLELSGELADIPAERADHIRAALREALSNVVRHSGASETRVTLVRDRNEVRLRVRDNGAGVPQDVQTRGLRHLEERAKRAGGKFYLNSSPSLGTLVAFELPLDERAGRAPVSPG, encoded by the coding sequence ATGGAACCGACCCTCGCCGCCCGCGCATTGTCCGCGGCCACCGAAATCACCACCGCCGCCCTGTCCGGCGGCGACCCGGCCACGGTCCTCGACTCGGTGGTGTACCAGGCCGCGGAACTGGCCGGTGCCGACCTGTGCCTGGTGATGGTCCGCGCCGAGGACGGCAAGGTGTCCGTCGAAGCCGCCCACGGCACGCACAGCGAGGACCCGCGAGGTGTGGTGCTGCCCGCCGAGTCCGCGGCCGGGCAGGTCGCCCGCGGCGGTGTCACCGTGGTCGCCGACGACATGACCACCGATCCGCGCACGGCCCCGTACGTGCCGGCCGAGCTGCGCCGGTTCGGCCCGTTCGCGGCCGCGCCGTTCGGGTCCGGCGGGCGGGTGCTGGGCGCGCTGGCCGTGTACCGGGAGCGGGGTGGCCGGCCGTTCGAGGAGGCCACCGTCGAGGTGCTGACCGCGTTCGCCGCGCAGGTCGGTGTGGTGCTGGCGCTGGCCGAGGCGGCGAACGACCGGCACCGGATCACGCTCTACCAGGAGCGCGAGCGCATCGCCCGCGAGCTGCACGACGTGATCGTGCAGCGGCTCTACGCGGCCGGCATGCAGCTGGACCGGGTGCGCCGCCGCATGCGGAAACGGTTCGCCGGGACGGACGCGAGCCGGCTCGGCGAGGCGATCGACCAGCTCGACGAGACGATCGAGGAGATCCGGCACACCGTTCGCGAGCTGCGCTCGCCCGAGCCCGAGGCGGAGCAGCCACCCGCCACCGACCTGGCGGAGTCGGCACGCGCCGAGGTGCGGATCGCGGGGGAGCTGCTCGGCTTCCCGCCCACGCTGGAGCTGTCCGGCGAGCTGGCCGACATCCCGGCCGAGCGGGCCGACCACATCCGCGCCGCGCTGCGCGAAGCACTGTCCAATGTGGTGCGTCATTCCGGGGCGAGCGAGACCAGGGTGACGCTGGTGCGCGACCGGAACGAGGTGCGGCTGCGGGTTCGCGACAACGGTGCCGGGGTGCCGCAGGACGTGCAGACCCGCGGCCTGCGGCACCTGGAGGAACGGGCCAAACGCGCGGGCGGGAAGTTCTACCTCAACTCCTCGCCGAGCCTCGGCACGCTCGTCGCGTTCGAGCTGCCGCTGGACGAGCGCGCCGGCCGAGCGCCGGTCAGCCCGGGTTGA
- the cydD gene encoding thiol reductant ABC exporter subunit CydD, producing the protein MNLPGRSVLPASVSTTDTKRPGKGPLGALPLLSAAARRALALSGLLALGNAAALVAQAFLLAAVCAAVVAGHGIGTGALIALAGVVAARALIAWALRVVAARAAAGAKEELRARVVDHALRLGPEWIARRGPGELTVLTTRGLDALDAYFTDYLPALVTAAVVPPAAGAAVLVADWPSAVIIALTVPLLPLFAILVGKYTADRSAAAADALQRMSGHLLELVRALPVLAAFRRAEAQAETVRRVSENHRRATLKTLKVAFSSAFVLELAAALSVALVAVVIGVRLVGGDLPLAIGLGVLILAPECYQPLRAVGAAFHASEDGVEAVRRVTDVLATPAAPEGTAVPGRGEVRVEGLRVARRGGFAPDGESFTLRPGTVTRLDSPSGAGKSTTLAVLLGFVRPSAGAVLVNGLPLSEVDMSAFRRGIAWVPQNPAFTGGTVRAELELALGTPPDPVEAGALLRELNLAGLADAPVHELSTGQRQRVAVARAVLRVRHGAWLLLLDEPTAHQDAVHAALVEEAIASTLPLGTAVLVAAHHRESHAVAVPATAAAPHVPAAGTAAPRPLRGVLSRRFGAGAVAGALALLAGVALTATSGWLIAKASQQPPILTLTVAVVGVRAFGLGRAALRYLERLITHDAALRIAGGLRVRLWRGLVRLGPARALGLRFGEGQRRLVADVDAVRDLLPRVVTPPLIAVLVLAGAIAVQTVLLPVAGLVLGVAVLIGGVAAPALALRLERRATATLASGRRAVSAQVLGLFEAAAELIAFGAHRRRRAELANADDRLAHQARRQAFGAGAADALITLVTGAAAVAGIGLAAGSGIDPVLAPVLALVPLALAEVLATLPPVAQHWDPLRAAMTRIAAVEDAPARPPVPTGPIAVEHADIGWTTPVLRDVDLRIPDGAHVAVVGPSGAGKSTLLAALLGFLPAQRGRLTTAAAVAWAPQEPQLVSTTVAENLRLADPHADDDRLREALRLACLELPLDTVLDGAGSGLSGGQAQRLAVARALVGAPHADLVLLDEPTAHLDEPTARRLRANLRTALAGRTVVHVTHRAEEAAEADLVLEVRDGRVRPRIPALEGGYA; encoded by the coding sequence ATGAACCTTCCCGGACGTTCCGTCCTTCCCGCATCGGTGTCCACAACGGACACCAAGCGTCCGGGAAAGGGTCCGCTCGGCGCGCTGCCCCTGTTGTCCGCGGCCGCGCGCCGGGCGCTCGCCCTCTCCGGCCTGCTCGCGCTCGGCAACGCCGCGGCGCTGGTCGCGCAGGCTTTCCTGCTCGCCGCGGTGTGCGCCGCCGTGGTCGCCGGGCACGGGATCGGGACCGGTGCGCTGATCGCCCTCGCCGGTGTGGTCGCCGCGCGGGCACTGATCGCGTGGGCGCTGCGGGTGGTCGCCGCGCGCGCCGCGGCCGGGGCCAAGGAGGAGCTGCGGGCCAGAGTGGTGGACCACGCGCTGCGGCTCGGTCCGGAGTGGATCGCGCGGCGCGGGCCGGGCGAGCTGACCGTGCTGACCACCCGGGGCCTGGACGCGCTCGACGCCTACTTCACCGACTACCTGCCCGCACTGGTCACCGCCGCGGTGGTGCCGCCGGCCGCGGGCGCGGCCGTGCTGGTCGCCGACTGGCCGTCGGCGGTGATCATCGCGCTGACCGTGCCGCTGCTGCCGCTGTTCGCGATCCTGGTCGGCAAGTACACCGCGGACCGGTCGGCGGCCGCTGCCGACGCGTTGCAGCGGATGTCCGGTCACCTGCTCGAACTCGTGCGGGCGTTGCCGGTCCTGGCCGCGTTCCGCCGCGCCGAGGCGCAGGCCGAGACGGTGCGGCGGGTGTCCGAGAACCACCGGCGGGCGACCCTGAAGACGCTCAAGGTGGCGTTCTCCTCGGCGTTCGTGCTGGAGCTGGCCGCCGCTCTGTCGGTCGCGCTGGTCGCCGTGGTCATCGGGGTGCGGCTGGTGGGCGGGGACCTGCCACTGGCTATCGGGCTCGGCGTGCTGATCCTCGCGCCCGAGTGCTACCAGCCGCTGCGCGCGGTGGGTGCTGCCTTCCACGCCAGCGAGGACGGGGTGGAGGCGGTCCGCCGGGTGACCGACGTGCTGGCCACGCCGGCCGCGCCCGAGGGGACCGCGGTCCCCGGCCGCGGCGAGGTGCGGGTCGAGGGCCTGCGGGTCGCGCGGCGCGGCGGGTTCGCGCCGGACGGCGAGTCGTTCACGCTGCGGCCGGGCACCGTGACCCGGCTCGATTCGCCCAGCGGCGCCGGCAAGTCCACCACGCTGGCGGTGCTGCTGGGATTCGTGCGGCCGTCCGCGGGCGCCGTGCTGGTCAACGGCCTCCCCCTGAGCGAAGTCGACATGTCGGCTTTTCGTCGGGGCATCGCGTGGGTACCGCAGAACCCGGCCTTCACCGGCGGGACCGTGCGGGCCGAGCTGGAGCTGGCCCTCGGCACCCCGCCGGACCCGGTCGAGGCCGGTGCGCTGCTCCGGGAACTCAACCTGGCCGGGCTGGCCGACGCGCCGGTCCACGAGCTGTCCACCGGTCAGCGGCAACGGGTCGCCGTCGCGCGGGCGGTGCTGCGGGTCCGGCACGGCGCCTGGCTCCTGCTGCTCGACGAGCCCACCGCGCACCAGGACGCCGTGCACGCCGCCCTGGTCGAGGAGGCCATCGCGTCCACCCTGCCGCTGGGCACCGCGGTGCTCGTCGCCGCGCACCACCGGGAAAGCCACGCGGTGGCCGTCCCGGCGACGGCGGCCGCGCCGCACGTCCCGGCCGCCGGCACCGCGGCTCCACGGCCGCTCCGGGGCGTGCTGAGCCGCCGGTTCGGCGCCGGTGCCGTGGCCGGCGCGCTGGCGCTGCTCGCCGGGGTGGCGCTGACCGCGACGTCCGGCTGGCTCATCGCCAAGGCCTCGCAACAGCCGCCGATCCTGACGCTGACCGTCGCGGTCGTCGGGGTGCGTGCCTTCGGGCTGGGGCGCGCGGCCCTGCGGTACCTGGAGCGGCTGATCACGCACGACGCCGCGTTGCGGATCGCCGGCGGGCTGCGGGTCCGCCTGTGGCGCGGCCTGGTCCGGCTCGGCCCCGCCCGCGCGCTCGGCCTGCGGTTCGGCGAGGGACAGCGGCGGCTCGTCGCCGACGTCGACGCCGTCCGCGATCTGCTGCCCCGCGTGGTCACCCCACCGCTGATCGCCGTGCTCGTGCTGGCCGGGGCGATCGCCGTGCAGACGGTCCTGCTGCCGGTGGCCGGGCTCGTGCTCGGCGTCGCCGTGCTGATCGGCGGCGTCGCCGCCCCGGCGCTCGCCCTGCGGCTGGAGCGCCGGGCGACCGCAACCCTCGCGAGCGGCCGCCGGGCGGTGAGCGCCCAGGTGCTCGGGCTGTTCGAGGCCGCCGCCGAGCTGATCGCGTTCGGCGCCCACCGGCGCCGCCGCGCCGAGCTCGCGAACGCCGACGACCGGCTGGCGCACCAGGCCCGGCGGCAGGCGTTCGGCGCCGGTGCGGCCGACGCGCTGATCACCCTGGTCACCGGCGCCGCCGCGGTCGCCGGGATCGGTCTCGCCGCCGGGTCCGGCATCGACCCGGTGCTCGCGCCCGTCCTGGCGCTGGTGCCGCTGGCGCTGGCCGAGGTGCTCGCCACGCTGCCACCGGTCGCCCAGCACTGGGATCCGTTGCGCGCCGCGATGACCCGCATCGCCGCGGTCGAGGACGCGCCGGCGCGGCCGCCGGTGCCGACCGGCCCGATCGCCGTCGAGCACGCCGACATCGGCTGGACCACCCCGGTCCTGCGAGACGTCGACCTGCGGATCCCGGACGGCGCGCACGTCGCCGTGGTGGGGCCGTCCGGTGCCGGCAAGTCGACCCTGCTGGCCGCCCTGCTGGGTTTCCTGCCCGCCCAGCGCGGGCGCCTGACCACGGCCGCGGCGGTGGCCTGGGCACCCCAGGAACCGCAGCTGGTCTCGACCACGGTCGCGGAGAACCTGCGCCTGGCCGACCCGCACGCCGACGACGACCGGCTGCGGGAAGCCCTGCGGCTGGCCTGCCTGGAGCTCCCGCTGGACACGGTCCTCGATGGCGCGGGGAGCGGGCTGTCCGGCGGGCAGGCGCAACGGCTCGCGGTCGCGCGGGCGCTCGTCGGGGCTCCGCACGCCGACCTCGTCCTGCTCGACGAGCCGACCGCGCACCTCGACGAGCCCACGGCCCGGCGGCTGCGCGCGAACCTGCGCACCGCACTGGCCGGCCGGACCGTCGTCCACGTCACCCACCGGGCGGAAGAAGCCGCCGAGGCCGACCTCGTCCTGGAGGTGCGGGACGGGCGTGTCCGCCCGCGAATCCCGGCGTTGGAAGGCGGCTACGCTTGA
- the cydB gene encoding cytochrome d ubiquinol oxidase subunit II, which translates to MSLETIWFCVIVLFWLGYLFLEGFDFGVGMLLPVLGRDDTERRVLINTIGPVWDGNEVWLIVAAGAMFAAFPSWYASLFSAAYLPLLLVLLALIGRGVAFEYRGKVDSARWRRNWDRVIVIGSWIPPLGVGLLLTTTVLGLPLDAHGNRVGGAFEAVRWDTLLGALAVVGFALVHGAAFLALKTAGELRERARVFAVRALPVALLPLFGLLVVVQWREGALWTLVALLVAAVAAVSAWRKLVADRDGQAFAALGVTIAAAVVTLFGALYPDVLPSTLGAANSLTVVNAASSPYTLTVMTWVGAFGAPAVLVYQGWTYWVFRKRISTAHIPPVHTP; encoded by the coding sequence ATGAGCCTGGAAACGATCTGGTTCTGCGTCATCGTGCTCTTCTGGCTGGGATACCTGTTCCTGGAGGGCTTCGACTTCGGCGTCGGCATGCTGCTGCCGGTTCTCGGCCGGGACGACACCGAGCGACGGGTGCTGATCAACACGATCGGACCGGTGTGGGACGGCAACGAGGTCTGGCTGATCGTCGCGGCCGGTGCCATGTTCGCGGCGTTCCCCAGCTGGTACGCGTCGTTGTTCTCGGCCGCGTACCTGCCGTTGCTGCTGGTGCTGCTCGCGTTGATCGGCCGCGGTGTCGCGTTCGAGTACCGCGGCAAGGTCGACTCGGCACGCTGGCGGCGCAACTGGGACCGGGTCATCGTGATCGGTTCGTGGATCCCGCCGCTGGGCGTCGGCCTGCTGCTGACGACCACGGTCCTCGGCCTGCCGCTGGACGCGCACGGCAACCGCGTCGGCGGCGCGTTCGAGGCGGTGCGGTGGGACACCCTGCTCGGTGCGCTCGCCGTCGTCGGGTTCGCGCTCGTGCACGGTGCCGCGTTCCTCGCGCTGAAGACGGCGGGCGAGCTGCGCGAGCGGGCGCGGGTGTTCGCCGTCCGGGCGCTGCCGGTGGCGTTGCTGCCGCTGTTCGGGCTGCTGGTGGTCGTCCAGTGGCGCGAGGGTGCACTGTGGACGCTCGTCGCGCTGCTGGTCGCCGCGGTGGCGGCGGTGAGCGCGTGGCGCAAGCTGGTGGCCGACCGGGACGGGCAGGCGTTCGCGGCACTCGGGGTCACCATCGCGGCGGCCGTGGTCACGCTGTTCGGCGCGCTCTACCCGGACGTGCTGCCCTCGACGCTCGGCGCGGCGAACTCGCTCACGGTGGTGAACGCCGCATCCAGTCCGTACACCCTGACGGTGATGACCTGGGTCGGCGCGTTCGGTGCCCCCGCGGTGCTGGTCTACCAGGGCTGGACGTACTGGGTGTTCCGCAAGCGGATCAGCACCGCGCACATCCCGCCGGTGCACACCCCATGA
- a CDS encoding cytochrome ubiquinol oxidase subunit I has translation MDVLQLARWQFGITTVYHFLMVPLTIGLSVLVAGMQTAWVRTGEPRYYKMTKFWGKLLLVNFAMGVVTGIVQEFQFGMNWNAYSRFVGDVFGAPLAMEGLVAFFVESTFLGLWIFGWDRLPKKVHLACAWAFSLATIASAYFILAANSWMQHPVGAEIVNGKPTLRSIWAVLTNNTALAAIPHTIAGAFSVAAAFLVGIGGWHLWRKRRSDDEHRSVWRSSIRLGGWTGIIAFAVLAITGDTQGKLMFEQQPMKMASAEALCHTEQPASFSIVAIGDVTAQNCEDVKTFNVPALLSFLAHNDFRTEVKGVEDLVTQYQAHYGTNYPDDPALGELAGKPIDYVPNLAVTYWGFRIMIGFGAISAGTGLLALWLTRRGRIPDTKWFPRLALLSIATPFIGNSAGWIFTEMGRQPFVVVPNPSGVDGVWMFTAQAVSRISTGEVWTSLLALTSLYAVLGVVEVFLMRRYVRGGIDGVIPPEQNDEEGKKTLAFAY, from the coding sequence GTGGACGTGCTCCAGCTGGCGCGGTGGCAGTTCGGGATCACCACCGTCTACCACTTCCTCATGGTCCCGCTCACCATCGGACTGTCGGTCCTCGTCGCGGGGATGCAGACCGCCTGGGTCCGCACCGGTGAGCCGCGCTACTACAAGATGACCAAGTTCTGGGGGAAGCTGCTGCTGGTCAACTTCGCCATGGGTGTCGTGACCGGCATCGTGCAGGAGTTCCAGTTCGGCATGAACTGGAACGCCTACTCCCGCTTCGTCGGCGACGTGTTCGGCGCTCCGCTCGCGATGGAGGGACTGGTCGCGTTCTTCGTCGAGTCGACGTTCCTCGGCCTGTGGATCTTCGGCTGGGACCGGCTGCCGAAGAAGGTGCACCTGGCCTGCGCCTGGGCGTTCTCGCTGGCCACGATCGCCTCCGCGTACTTCATCCTGGCCGCGAACTCCTGGATGCAGCACCCGGTCGGCGCCGAGATCGTCAACGGCAAGCCCACGTTGCGGTCCATCTGGGCGGTGCTGACCAACAACACCGCGCTGGCCGCGATCCCGCACACCATCGCCGGCGCCTTCTCGGTCGCCGCGGCCTTCCTCGTCGGGATCGGCGGCTGGCACCTGTGGCGCAAGCGCCGTAGCGACGACGAGCACCGGTCGGTGTGGCGCTCGTCGATCCGGCTGGGCGGCTGGACCGGTATCATCGCGTTCGCCGTGCTCGCCATCACCGGCGACACCCAGGGCAAGCTGATGTTCGAGCAGCAGCCGATGAAGATGGCCTCGGCCGAGGCGCTGTGCCACACGGAGCAGCCCGCCAGCTTCTCGATCGTCGCGATCGGCGACGTGACCGCGCAGAACTGCGAGGACGTCAAGACGTTCAACGTGCCGGCGCTGCTGTCCTTCCTCGCGCACAACGACTTCCGCACCGAGGTCAAGGGCGTGGAGGACCTGGTGACCCAGTACCAGGCCCACTACGGCACGAACTACCCGGACGACCCGGCGCTCGGCGAACTGGCCGGCAAACCGATCGACTACGTGCCGAACCTGGCGGTGACCTACTGGGGCTTCCGCATCATGATCGGCTTCGGGGCGATCTCGGCCGGCACCGGCCTGCTGGCGCTGTGGCTGACGCGCCGGGGCCGGATACCGGACACCAAGTGGTTCCCGCGCCTGGCCCTGCTGAGCATCGCGACACCGTTCATCGGCAACAGCGCCGGCTGGATCTTCACCGAGATGGGACGGCAGCCGTTCGTCGTGGTGCCGAACCCGTCCGGTGTGGACGGGGTGTGGATGTTCACCGCGCAGGCCGTGTCCCGGATCTCCACCGGCGAGGTGTGGACCTCGCTGCTCGCGCTGACCAGTCTCTACGCCGTGCTCGGCGTGGTCGAGGTCTTCCTGATGCGCAGGTACGTCCGCGGCGGGATCGACGGTGTCATTCCCCCGGAGCAGAACGACGAAGAGGGCAAGAAGACACTTGCCTTCGCCTACTAG